In one Acidobacteriota bacterium genomic region, the following are encoded:
- the mutL gene encoding DNA mismatch repair endonuclease MutL, which yields MSKIKVLPDSLANKIAAGEVVERPSSVVKELLENALDAGASKINIEVETGGKRLIRVLDDGEGMTRDDAIIAFERHATSKLHTADDLEAINTLGFRGEALPSIASVSRLFLRTKTARDNEGTEVEFNGGKLVAVRDIAWPAGAEVEVRELFFNIPARRKFLKSDATESFHIANLVQHYALANPQLSFLLVNNGRDVVRVAPAQSLKERAYQVLGGSRLDKLVEVNGEANGLKISGFVSNPQEQRSSRDAQYLFINRRFVRDQLIGRALSEAYRSMMPSGTYPAAVLFIEAPPAEVDVNVHPAKTEVRFLHEGAVLAFVRDAVAEALRSTQPITQVPGVARSRAENEGAVAPSRGAVERRGWPSADFDTTARSPRESPGVDRQPGAVGGDTIADAAGADAARPSARPATRNNSPLGGEKWQEDFAQTNDFPVIAAEHAESIESGCAGPSAEPIRLEGEARPLESNALPGLGHGIKPLGQIRDSYIVATDEEGLLLVDQHVAHERILFEQFRDARLARSAGLQPLLIPATIDLTPAETEAFVIVQSELENIGIETMQLSGRTIAIKTSPAGLGAGDVLAVVREVLAVVERERRDFTIERMRDKIAAELACKAAIKVNMPLTSEKMQWLIDELMKTQNPMTCPHGRPIMMRMGLRDIERGFKRPV from the coding sequence ATGTCCAAGATCAAAGTACTGCCCGATTCGCTCGCCAACAAAATCGCCGCCGGAGAAGTCGTAGAGCGGCCTTCTTCTGTCGTGAAGGAGTTGCTCGAAAACGCGCTCGACGCCGGAGCTAGTAAGATCAACATCGAAGTCGAGACCGGCGGCAAACGCCTGATCCGCGTCCTTGACGACGGCGAAGGCATGACTCGCGATGACGCGATCATCGCCTTTGAACGACACGCTACGTCGAAGCTGCACACAGCCGATGATCTGGAAGCCATCAATACGCTCGGGTTTCGAGGCGAGGCGCTTCCTTCTATTGCATCGGTCTCTCGACTCTTCCTGCGCACCAAGACTGCGCGCGACAACGAAGGCACCGAGGTCGAATTCAACGGCGGTAAACTGGTCGCCGTGCGCGATATCGCCTGGCCGGCCGGCGCGGAAGTGGAAGTGCGCGAACTCTTCTTCAACATTCCCGCGCGCCGCAAGTTTCTCAAGAGCGATGCGACCGAGAGCTTTCATATCGCCAACCTGGTTCAACACTACGCGCTAGCCAACCCGCAATTGTCCTTCCTGCTTGTTAACAACGGCCGCGACGTGGTTCGCGTAGCTCCCGCGCAATCGCTCAAAGAGCGCGCTTATCAGGTCCTCGGAGGCTCGCGGTTGGACAAGCTCGTCGAAGTCAACGGCGAGGCCAACGGTCTGAAAATCTCGGGCTTCGTGTCCAACCCGCAGGAGCAACGGTCGTCGCGCGACGCGCAATACTTGTTCATCAACCGCCGATTCGTCCGCGATCAATTGATAGGGCGCGCGCTAAGCGAGGCTTATCGTTCGATGATGCCTTCGGGGACCTATCCCGCGGCGGTTCTCTTCATCGAAGCGCCGCCGGCGGAAGTCGACGTGAATGTTCATCCCGCAAAAACAGAAGTGCGATTCCTTCACGAGGGCGCGGTGCTCGCTTTCGTTCGCGACGCGGTCGCGGAAGCGCTGCGGTCTACCCAACCGATTACGCAAGTCCCCGGCGTCGCGAGATCACGCGCGGAGAACGAGGGTGCGGTTGCGCCGAGCCGGGGAGCAGTCGAGCGGAGAGGCTGGCCATCGGCTGATTTCGACACCACGGCGCGCTCACCGCGCGAAAGTCCGGGCGTCGATAGACAGCCTGGAGCGGTCGGCGGCGATACGATAGCCGATGCTGCGGGGGCCGATGCTGCGCGCCCGAGCGCGAGGCCTGCGACCCGCAACAACTCGCCGCTTGGCGGAGAAAAATGGCAGGAAGATTTCGCACAAACGAACGACTTTCCTGTTATCGCGGCCGAACACGCAGAATCAATCGAGTCTGGTTGCGCGGGACCCTCGGCTGAGCCGATTAGATTGGAGGGCGAAGCGAGACCGCTCGAGTCAAACGCGCTGCCCGGGCTGGGACACGGTATAAAGCCGCTTGGCCAGATTCGTGACAGCTACATCGTGGCGACCGACGAGGAAGGCTTGCTGCTGGTCGATCAGCACGTCGCGCACGAGCGAATCTTGTTCGAGCAGTTTCGCGATGCTCGACTCGCGCGCTCGGCGGGATTGCAGCCACTGCTGATACCGGCGACGATCGACTTGACTCCGGCTGAAACAGAAGCGTTCGTCATCGTTCAAAGCGAACTCGAAAACATTGGGATCGAAACGATGCAGCTATCTGGGCGGACCATCGCGATCAAGACCTCGCCGGCTGGACTCGGGGCGGGCGACGTGCTGGCTGTAGTGCGAGAAGTGCTCGCGGTAGTCGAGCGCGAGCGGCGCGATTTCACCATCGAACGCATGCGTGACAAGATCGCCGCCGAGCTTGCGTGCAAAGCGGCGATCAAGGTCAATATGCCGCTCACGTCTGAGAAGATGCAGTGGCTGATCGATGAGCTAATGAAGACGCAGAACCCGATGACCTGCCCTCACGGCCGGCCGATCATGATGCGGATGGGACTGCGCGACATTGAACGGGGTTTCAAACGCCCGGTGTGA
- a CDS encoding 5'-nucleotidase C-terminal domain-containing protein: MRIRIALWVLCSVVVLPAHAIAQLKQSPPETTITILQLNDVYQISPVDRGKRGGMARVGTLQKQIRAQSPHTLFLLSGDFISPSVASRLFKGKQMVAALNAAGLDIATLGNHEFDFGPEVLRERMRESRFAYTIANVFDRRTGKPFGGASRYIIRDLGGVRVAIFGLLLAETASVSAPGPGVRFDDPVTVGRQLSRELRRRGADIVIALTHLPMRDDKRLAAEADVDLIVGGHEHELLESFAGRALIMKMGSDARNLGRIDLNVVRLAASRNSRSSVSRARYKLQSADFQAIPVTDSVPDDPEVAAVVREYEKQLNASLGEVIGKTSVVLDARASVIRRGESNLGNFLADAYRQALGADCALVNSGGIRSDATYGPGDLTKKDILSILPFENTLVKVRLTGAHVKRLLENGVSVAGKEDGRFPQVSGIIFTYDAGRPVGSRVVSIEVGGKPIEPEKAYTMSVNSYLWGGGDGYDLKGVALLIKPEEGPVEPDVVMEAVRKLGTIAPQVEGRIKSVSGNGNQRSRMANSANVSLYYSMR, from the coding sequence ATGCGAATCAGAATAGCTCTTTGGGTTCTTTGTAGCGTTGTAGTGTTACCGGCGCACGCGATCGCGCAGCTCAAGCAATCGCCGCCTGAAACAACAATCACTATTCTTCAGCTAAACGACGTCTATCAAATCTCACCGGTTGACAGAGGTAAGCGCGGCGGCATGGCTCGCGTGGGAACTCTTCAAAAACAGATTCGCGCTCAGTCGCCGCACACGTTGTTTCTGCTTTCGGGTGATTTCATTTCGCCGTCGGTTGCGTCGCGCCTGTTCAAAGGGAAGCAGATGGTAGCTGCGCTCAACGCCGCCGGTTTGGACATCGCCACTCTGGGCAATCACGAATTCGACTTCGGGCCAGAGGTGTTGCGCGAACGAATGAGAGAGTCGCGGTTCGCCTATACGATCGCCAACGTGTTTGACAGGCGAACCGGCAAGCCGTTTGGCGGTGCAAGCCGGTACATCATCCGCGACCTGGGCGGCGTGCGCGTGGCGATCTTCGGGTTGTTGCTGGCTGAAACCGCTTCGGTGTCCGCGCCCGGACCGGGAGTTCGGTTTGACGACCCAGTCACTGTGGGCAGGCAACTGTCCCGCGAGCTTCGCAGGCGAGGCGCGGACATCGTAATCGCGTTGACGCATCTGCCGATGCGCGACGACAAGCGGCTCGCCGCTGAAGCTGATGTTGACCTGATTGTCGGAGGCCACGAGCACGAGTTGCTCGAGTCGTTCGCCGGCCGCGCGCTCATAATGAAGATGGGCTCCGACGCTCGCAATCTCGGCCGCATTGATTTGAATGTCGTTCGTTTGGCGGCCTCGCGGAACTCGCGATCGAGCGTTTCGCGCGCGCGATACAAGCTTCAATCAGCCGACTTTCAGGCGATCCCGGTGACCGACAGCGTTCCGGACGATCCGGAGGTCGCAGCCGTCGTCCGCGAGTACGAGAAGCAATTGAACGCCAGCCTCGGCGAAGTGATCGGTAAAACGTCGGTGGTCCTCGACGCTCGAGCGTCGGTGATTCGGCGCGGCGAAAGCAATCTTGGAAACTTCCTTGCGGATGCCTATAGACAGGCCCTGGGAGCCGATTGCGCGTTAGTCAACAGCGGCGGCATTCGTTCGGACGCGACTTATGGACCCGGCGATCTAACCAAGAAAGACATCCTCTCGATCTTGCCATTCGAAAATACGCTTGTGAAGGTGCGGTTGACCGGCGCGCACGTTAAGCGGCTTCTGGAGAACGGCGTGAGCGTCGCCGGGAAAGAAGACGGCCGGTTCCCTCAAGTGTCCGGGATCATATTCACGTACGATGCCGGTCGGCCAGTGGGGTCGCGGGTTGTCAGCATTGAAGTCGGAGGTAAACCAATTGAGCCGGAGAAGGCTTACACGATGTCTGTGAACTCTTACCTCTGGGGCGGTGGTGACGGCTATGACTTAAAAGGCGTAGCGCTGTTGATCAAACCTGAAGAAGGACCAGTCGAGCCGGACGTGGTTATGGAAGCGGTCCGGAAGTTGGGAACGATTGCTCCACAAGTCGAAGGTCGAATCAAATCCGTGAGCGGGAACGGGAACCAGAGATCCCGCATGGCAAATAGCGCGAACGTTAGTCTGTATTATTCGATGAGATGA
- a CDS encoding zinc ribbon domain-containing protein gives MYCPKCATQNGDDTKFCRSCGSNLSLVPQALTGRLPEARSRRRGRHDFERGGPASLANGITKVFVGLGFLLVSLALGLSNAGRGWWFWMLIPAFASLGKGVAEIVSAKYGSHLAPGANQTAMPAGARTGELPPPRNEVLFPPPSVTEQTTRQLDPTRDPYRHSD, from the coding sequence ATGTATTGCCCGAAATGCGCAACGCAAAACGGCGACGACACGAAGTTCTGCCGCTCGTGCGGAAGCAACTTAAGCCTGGTGCCGCAAGCTTTGACTGGGCGTTTGCCCGAGGCTCGTTCAAGGAGACGTGGCCGGCACGACTTTGAGCGCGGCGGCCCGGCCAGTTTGGCCAACGGAATAACCAAGGTGTTTGTCGGCCTCGGGTTCCTGCTTGTATCCCTTGCCCTCGGGCTGAGCAATGCCGGGAGGGGATGGTGGTTTTGGATGCTCATTCCCGCGTTCGCCTCGCTTGGCAAAGGCGTCGCCGAAATCGTCAGCGCAAAATACGGCTCCCACCTGGCGCCGGGAGCGAACCAAACCGCTATGCCGGCGGGGGCTAGGACTGGAGAACTTCCACCTCCTCGCAATGAAGTCCTCTTCCCGCCACCCAGCGTTACCGAACAGACCACGCGTCAGCTCGACCCGACAAGGGATCCTTACCGGCATAGCGATTGA
- a CDS encoding OmpA family protein, whose protein sequence is MKKSPTISISVLLAALALGSLAFGQAGGDVRRRTIAVTYLKDPVSVQLAGTTLKPTARGEATVERWRKRNESEIDITIQNMNPAFNYGADYTTYVLWAITPAGQVDNLGEFRLSGSSARLKTATPQQTFAMIVTAEPHYLVKLPSRMVVLENLAPTSKNVQVQVSEISFAGDSGKYYTDTSVPALAERDYNKTPMELLQARRAVQIARLADGERYAPNDFNQAANLLNQAEDAFRHGAKVHDVGRIARESITMAVRTRDIAEERALAAERRAEISRRDAEVRRATDTASDLSSQLADTQSRLRASEIARENAQDQLDRVMREAADARAENRSLKSETDRLRNQADRLSQDLTEARGRVAELQSQYSSTNAKLNETSTRVEAMERAEREKQLAEGRRRDFAALQAGVAALITVKPSGNGFAATLSDSFFVLNQTTLHVRVKSKMDALARFIAAHADAAFSIESHSDSRPNADAFALGRAQAVADYLAALGVSRSSFRVESRGATIPVSARKTLAARAMNRRVELVFVAP, encoded by the coding sequence ATGAAAAAGTCTCCCACGATCTCGATCAGCGTTCTGCTGGCGGCGTTGGCGCTCGGCTCACTCGCCTTTGGGCAAGCCGGGGGCGACGTTCGCCGTCGAACCATAGCAGTCACTTACTTGAAAGATCCTGTCTCCGTGCAATTGGCCGGCACCACTCTCAAACCGACCGCGCGCGGCGAAGCTACAGTCGAACGGTGGCGCAAACGAAACGAGAGCGAGATAGATATCACCATTCAAAACATGAACCCGGCATTCAACTACGGAGCCGACTATACGACTTATGTGTTGTGGGCCATCACGCCCGCTGGGCAGGTGGATAACCTGGGAGAGTTTCGTCTTTCGGGCAGCTCGGCTCGGCTCAAAACGGCGACTCCGCAACAGACCTTCGCAATGATCGTAACCGCCGAGCCTCATTATCTGGTGAAGCTGCCCTCTCGCATGGTAGTGCTCGAGAACCTGGCGCCAACATCCAAAAACGTTCAGGTGCAAGTCTCGGAGATCTCCTTCGCCGGCGACTCGGGCAAGTACTACACCGATACGAGCGTGCCGGCGCTTGCCGAGCGAGACTACAACAAGACTCCGATGGAACTTCTGCAAGCAAGACGAGCGGTGCAAATCGCCCGGCTGGCTGACGGCGAGCGTTACGCCCCCAACGACTTCAATCAAGCGGCGAACTTGCTCAATCAAGCTGAAGACGCGTTTCGTCACGGCGCGAAGGTCCACGACGTAGGCCGAATCGCGCGCGAGTCCATAACGATGGCCGTCCGCACCCGGGACATCGCCGAAGAGCGCGCGCTAGCGGCCGAGCGGCGGGCCGAGATCTCCCGGCGCGATGCCGAGGTGCGCCGCGCGACCGATACAGCTTCCGATCTCAGCTCGCAGTTGGCCGACACCCAGTCGCGATTGAGGGCTTCCGAGATCGCTCGCGAGAACGCGCAAGACCAACTCGATCGGGTGATGCGTGAAGCCGCTGATGCGCGAGCGGAAAATCGCTCACTCAAATCCGAGACCGACAGGCTGCGCAACCAGGCTGATCGCCTGAGCCAGGACCTCACGGAAGCGCGCGGGCGCGTTGCCGAGTTGCAGTCGCAGTATTCTTCGACAAACGCGAAGCTGAACGAAACCTCCACAAGAGTCGAAGCAATGGAGCGGGCTGAGCGCGAAAAGCAGCTAGCCGAAGGTCGCCGCCGGGACTTCGCCGCGTTGCAGGCGGGAGTTGCCGCGCTCATCACTGTGAAGCCAAGCGGGAACGGCTTTGCAGCTACGCTGAGCGATTCATTCTTCGTGCTGAACCAGACGACTCTACACGTGAGAGTGAAGTCGAAGATGGACGCGCTTGCGAGATTCATCGCAGCTCATGCGGACGCCGCGTTCTCTATCGAGAGCCATTCAGACTCGCGGCCCAACGCGGACGCTTTTGCGCTGGGCCGCGCACAGGCAGTAGCAGACTATTTGGCGGCGCTCGGCGTCTCGCGTTCGAGCTTCAGAGTCGAATCACGCGGCGCGACGATTCCGGTCTCGGCGCGAAAGACATTGGCTGCGCGCGCGATGAACCGGCGAGTAGAACTTGTATTTGTGGCGCCCTGA
- a CDS encoding winged helix-turn-helix domain-containing protein has protein sequence MTDPNEYKGLRFACECVSSQSGYGDPWASISQKKLLPDGTKESIINSVGKEPKTIAQLAKELDLSQPSIHRHIGEMMASELLRESEEWERKYPTERYYEPNFPVVRADERAEFEAACQEMAERVADLFEKRRKQLESAFNKTDLANRGWMFADIAQYLYASVQRGARELLEQRGTLQPREKHRNGVEWVFWAEEADANK, from the coding sequence ATGACCGATCCGAATGAATACAAGGGGCTACGATTCGCCTGCGAGTGTGTGTCGTCGCAGAGTGGGTACGGTGATCCATGGGCTAGTATCTCTCAAAAGAAGCTGCTCCCTGACGGCACAAAGGAAAGCATCATAAACTCGGTAGGTAAGGAGCCGAAGACAATAGCGCAGCTTGCCAAGGAACTCGATCTTTCGCAACCAAGTATTCATAGGCACATCGGTGAAATGATGGCCAGTGAGCTCTTACGTGAATCTGAAGAGTGGGAGAGGAAGTATCCCACCGAGCGTTATTACGAGCCTAACTTTCCTGTCGTGAGAGCGGATGAACGCGCCGAGTTTGAAGCTGCTTGCCAAGAGATGGCCGAGCGTGTGGCTGACCTGTTTGAAAAGCGGCGCAAACAACTCGAAAGCGCTTTCAATAAGACCGATCTGGCTAATCGGGGATGGATGTTTGCAGATATTGCACAATACCTCTACGCTAGCGTACAACGCGGCGCGCGCGAGTTGCTCGAACAACGTGGCACGCTTCAGCCGCGCGAAAAACACCGCAATGGCGTAGAGTGGGTTTTCTGGGCAGAGGAAGCAGACGCAAACAAATAA
- a CDS encoding response regulator, giving the protein MGLGLAVSYSIIERHGGRIEARSSPGRGTTFTIRLPVADSVQKQAKRDRRARPRSANVLVVDDDQRVREALVGMLNSAGHRTDHAGSGHEALAKLERDQFDLVFTNLSMPEMEGWAVASEVRRWPGVMVVLITGHAVPAETVDDNRELVSEVIFKPILFDDLNSTLSHVLS; this is encoded by the coding sequence ATAGGGCTGGGGCTGGCGGTGAGCTACAGCATCATCGAACGGCACGGCGGCCGCATCGAAGCGCGCAGCAGCCCGGGCCGAGGCACTACGTTCACCATAAGGCTGCCGGTAGCCGATAGCGTTCAGAAGCAAGCGAAGCGCGATCGCAGGGCTCGCCCGCGGTCGGCAAATGTGCTCGTGGTAGACGACGATCAGCGGGTTCGCGAAGCGCTGGTAGGCATGCTGAACTCGGCTGGTCATCGCACCGATCATGCGGGAAGCGGGCACGAGGCTCTTGCCAAGCTCGAGCGTGACCAATTCGATCTGGTGTTCACCAATCTTTCGATGCCCGAGATGGAAGGCTGGGCGGTGGCGAGCGAAGTGCGCCGCTGGCCAGGTGTAATGGTGGTATTGATAACCGGCCACGCCGTTCCGGCTGAGACCGTTGACGACAACCGTGAGCTTGTGAGCGAGGTGATCTTCAAGCCAATCCTGTTTGACGACCTCAACTCGACGCTGAGCCATGTGCTTTCCTGA
- a CDS encoding S8 family serine peptidase translates to MPKKQKAKVQTGQQTKEGFVGTRFEAPDVPDYVVVELRYESPVAFTASRFAAPAAAAPQSEKLNEVLAKYDVAAIRSHFGLKSAAVRARVGIAAALPPEPDPDKFKDKGMDTEFIQSGFVQVVPKNSRDAGKIARELNRKEAVWKAYVAPRPVPAMPAGTAPGSRNFEPAQGYLYAPPNGIGAAEVWSLAGAKGKGITICDIEGNWNRQHEDLPSGIQLIGGTVIDDLGWRNHGTAVLGEMISIPNNKGTVGISHQAKAVVHSAIVGGVFNTAAAINNAANFLKAGDVILIELQATGPNGKFVAMQFWGDIFSAIVAATAKGITVVEAAGNGDENFDLAIFNGTGLQKDSGAIVVGAGVPPANHVDFDGFGASLPSYTSLGVPRSRIFFSNYGKIVNVQGWGWHVTTLGYGDAQGGASENSWYTLRFSGTSSASPIITGAVACLQGRAKAKNGSPLPPHKVRKFLMNTGTPQEPGPGVPLTQNIGPLPNLPMAMKKV, encoded by the coding sequence ATGCCAAAGAAACAGAAAGCCAAGGTACAAACAGGCCAGCAGACCAAAGAGGGGTTTGTCGGCACCAGGTTTGAAGCGCCCGACGTCCCTGATTACGTCGTGGTCGAACTGCGTTACGAGAGCCCTGTTGCATTCACAGCGTCGAGATTTGCGGCGCCTGCCGCCGCCGCTCCGCAGTCGGAGAAGCTTAACGAGGTTCTGGCGAAGTATGATGTCGCGGCCATACGCTCCCATTTCGGCTTGAAATCAGCCGCGGTTCGTGCGCGGGTTGGAATCGCGGCGGCTTTGCCTCCGGAGCCCGACCCTGACAAGTTCAAGGACAAAGGAATGGACACTGAGTTCATTCAAAGCGGTTTCGTCCAGGTCGTTCCAAAGAACAGCCGCGATGCCGGCAAGATCGCAAGAGAGCTTAACCGGAAGGAGGCGGTCTGGAAGGCGTACGTCGCACCGCGTCCCGTGCCCGCGATGCCTGCCGGTACAGCCCCCGGAAGCCGCAACTTCGAACCGGCACAGGGCTATCTTTACGCGCCCCCAAATGGCATCGGAGCCGCCGAAGTATGGAGCCTCGCAGGAGCGAAAGGCAAGGGCATCACAATCTGCGATATCGAAGGCAACTGGAACCGGCAGCACGAAGATTTGCCTTCGGGCATTCAACTCATCGGCGGCACCGTGATCGATGATCTGGGCTGGCGAAACCACGGCACCGCGGTGCTGGGCGAGATGATTTCCATACCCAACAACAAAGGGACAGTTGGCATCAGCCACCAGGCAAAGGCCGTCGTTCATTCGGCTATAGTCGGCGGAGTGTTCAATACGGCCGCTGCAATCAATAACGCGGCGAATTTCTTGAAGGCCGGGGACGTAATCCTCATCGAGTTGCAGGCCACCGGGCCAAACGGAAAATTCGTTGCTATGCAGTTCTGGGGCGACATCTTTTCTGCCATTGTGGCAGCCACCGCTAAGGGGATTACCGTCGTTGAAGCGGCGGGCAACGGAGATGAGAACTTCGATCTGGCGATCTTTAATGGAACCGGTTTGCAAAAAGACAGCGGCGCGATAGTAGTAGGCGCAGGTGTTCCTCCGGCGAATCACGTTGACTTTGATGGATTCGGAGCGTCGCTCCCCTCGTACACTTCGCTCGGCGTACCGCGTTCGCGCATCTTCTTTTCGAACTATGGTAAGATCGTCAACGTCCAAGGCTGGGGTTGGCATGTTACGACGCTGGGATATGGTGACGCACAAGGCGGCGCTTCAGAGAACTCCTGGTACACTCTTCGATTCTCGGGCACTTCAAGCGCTTCACCGATCATCACTGGAGCCGTCGCGTGTCTTCAAGGCCGGGCGAAAGCCAAGAATGGCTCGCCACTCCCGCCGCACAAAGTCAGAAAGTTCCTTATGAATACGGGCACCCCCCAAGAACCCGGTCCAGGCGTGCCGTTGACGCAGAACATTGGTCCGCTGCCGAATCTCCCGATGGCGATGAAGAAAGTCTGA